In a genomic window of Pirellulales bacterium:
- a CDS encoding PIN domain-containing protein, producing MKKSFADTFFFLAMLNIRDATHRQAVALSETYDGVIVTTHWVLVEVADAFCKPADRNRFVDLLELIEADKRMRVISASKSLFERGTELFAQRKDKSWSLTDCISFVVMDQHHIREALTADHHFSQAGFTLLLA from the coding sequence ATGAAAAAGTCATTTGCCGACACTTTCTTTTTCTTGGCAATGTTGAACATTCGTGACGCAACCCATCGGCAGGCCGTTGCATTGAGCGAAACCTATGACGGGGTGATTGTTACCACGCATTGGGTGCTTGTCGAAGTGGCCGACGCTTTTTGCAAGCCTGCGGATCGAAATCGTTTTGTCGATCTGCTGGAACTGATTGAAGCTGACAAACGAATGCGTGTCATTTCTGCCAGCAAATCGCTGTTCGAACGTGGAACCGAGTTGTTCGCACAGCGGAAAGACAAATCGTGGTCATTAACCGACTGCATCAGCTTTGTGGTGATGGACCAGCATCACATTAGGGAAGCGTTAACCGCCGATCATCATTTTTCGCAGGCGGGATTTACGCTTTTGTTGGCTTAG